CTTCAAGAAATGAAACTTTTGTGAGGGGAGTGTCTGAAATGCGTGAAAACAGAACGAAAAGACTTTTGAAGGAAGGTAAACATGCGATCGGCATCATGGTCAGCGAGATAAGAACTCCCGGTATTGCGCAGATGCTTGCAACTGCTGGTTTTGATTTCTTTGTCATAGACACAGAGCATTCTCCTTTCACTCTCGAAACCGTTCAAGACATGGTGTGGGCCGCCAGGGCGGGTGGTATAACACCCATCGTCAGGGTGCCGACGAGATATGGTCATCACAATCTCTCGAGACCTCTCGACAGTGGTGCGGAGGGTTTGCTTGTGCCACAGGTAGAGACACGCGAAGAAGTCGAGCAGATAATCAAGGCCACCAAGTACTATCCACTCGGTGAAAGAGGTATGGCGCTCAGAAGAACCCCAACAGGTTTTGCCTCTCTCAAAGGAGAGGAAGTCACCAAATGGGCCAACGAAAACACGTTGATCATTCTGCAAATAGAGAGTAAAGAAGCTATAGATAACCTTGAAAGTCTAATCTTACCTGGCGTCGATGCATGTCTCATAGGTCCCAACGATCTTTCACAGAGTCTGGGAGTGCCGGGTGACACGAAGCATCCATTGGTCCAGGAGTACGTGGATAAGTTCGTGCAGAAATGTTTGAGGCTCAATGTACCTTGTGGCATACATTTACCCACTCCTGAAGCCCTCCAACCTTGGATAGAAAAAGGAATGAAATTACTCATGTGTTCGAGTGATATAAATTTGATAGTCGATGGCGGAAAGAAAGTTGTTGACACGTTGAAGCAGATGATCCAAGGGAGGTGAAATGAGTGTATCCATGGCACGATCGCTTTCATATGGGTTTGATACACTTCATGGCATATCCAAATGCGGGGACTGAAGAAGAGATCCTTTCCACAGTCAAATGTGTGCTTCAAGACGAATTCTTCCAAGCCATAGAGATCAGTGCCCTCGTTGAAGAAACCACCTTGAAAAAGATAGGTAAAATGTGCGAGGTTGCAAAGGTAGACCTTTTGATAGCTGCTCAACCGTTAGTGCTCTCAAAGAAGTTGAACTTGAACTCTCTGAACGATGAGGAGAGGAAAACAGCAATTGAAGAAATCAAGAAGGCTGTTGATAAAGCGTACGCCTCAGGTGCCAAGGCGATAGCTTTTTTGAGCGGTAAGATGCCCGAAGCGATACACATCGAAATGGCAAAAGAAAGACTTGTAGATTCGCTCTCTCAAATCTGTGATTATGCGAAAGAAAGATCGAGTGAGTTTGGTTACACTCTCGCAGTGAACCTTGAAGTTTTCGATTATTCTATCGAAAAAAATGCTTTGGTTGGTCCAGCCCCCGTGGCTTTCGAGATTGCATCGAAGGTCAGATCTTTCCATGATAACTTTGGCTTGACGATCGATCTTTCTCATCAACCTCTAGTGTTCGAAGATGCCTTTTACACGTTGACATTGCTCTCAGCTTTTGTGACACACATACACGTGGGTAACGCGGTTCTCGAACCAGGTCATCCAGCTTACGGTGATCAGCATCCAAGGTTCGGTATAAAAGGTGGAAAGAACGACGTGGAAGAACTCTCATATTTTTTGAAAGCTTTGTTCAAGATTAACTATTTCGATAAGAAAGTCGCCACGAGTAAACCGGTGATATCTTTCGAGGTCAAGCCTCTGCCAAACGAAGATCCTGATTTGGTTGTGGCGAATGCTAAGAGGACTTTCTTAGCAGCCTATGCGAAACTTCTGAAGGAGGTTTGATGGATGAAGAGGTTCAAAGTTTTCGTCACACGAAAGATCCTAGAAGAGGGTTTGAACATGCTCAGAGAAAAATTCGATGTCGAAGTGAGTGATTATGACGGAGTCATTCCAAGGAGAATGCTTCTGGAAAAAGTCAAAGGAGTCGATGCCATACTGAGTTTGCTCACCGATACGATAGATGCCGAAGTGATGGATGCAGCTGGGCCCAACTTGAAAATCGTAGCGAACTACGCTGTGGGGTACAACAACATCGATGTGGAGGAAGCCACAAAGCGCGGTATTTTGGTCACAAACACACCCGGGGTACTCACAGAAACCACGGCAGATTTGGCTTGGGCCTTGATGATGGCCATAGCTCGAAGGATCGTTGAAGCGGACAGATTTGTCAGAGAAGGAAAATTCCGTGGTTGGGAACCCATGCTTCTGCTTGGAACGGATGTTTATGGAGCAACACTTGGTATCGTCGGTTTTGGACGTATAGGTCAAGCAATGGCTCGGAGAGCTCTAGGATTCAATATGAAGGTTCTATACTACGATAACGCCAGAGTGCCTGAACAAATAGAAAAAGAATTGAAGGCTACATACGTCGATCTTCCAACGCTTCTGAAAGAATCCGATTTCGTTTCGTTACATGTTCCCCTAACGAAAGAAACTCACCATTTAATCGGTGAAAAAGAGCTCAGGATGATGAAGAGGGGAGCTTATTTGATCAACACAGCTAGAGGTCCTGTCGTGGACGAAAAAGCTTTGGTGAAGGCCCTGAAGGAAGGTTGGATCAAGGGAGCCGCACTCGACGTGTTCGAAAATGAACCCGAAGTTGAACCAGAATTGCTGAAACTCGATAACGTTGTCCTCGCACCACACATTGCCTCCGCATCTTACGCAACGAGATCCAGAATGTCCATCATGGTGGCAGAAAACATCATCAAAGCCTTGAATGGTGAAGTCCCACCGAATTTAGTCAACCCAGAAGTATTACAAAAAAGAAAGTGAGGGCTCTCAGCCCTCACTTTTTTACGTTGTTCATGCCAATTTTCTCAAAGTTCTTGTGTGTAATATCTTCGTGAGGAGCACCAGAATAACGATTCCGATTGGTAGCAAGATGAATGGACTGAGTTTGAGAACCCCATAGAGGATATACATGATCAACGCCGTGAAGGCGCACAAAAGTGCGTAAGGTAGTTGTGTGTTCACATGATCCATGTGATCGCATCCAGAGAAGATCGAAGAAAGAACGGTTGTATCGGAAATGGGGGAACAGTGATCTCCAAAGATTGCGCCTGCAAAGACAGTTCCTGTCATCACCGTCGTGGAAAGCCAGGGATCTTTGGTTATGTTGTAAGCTACCG
This region of Pseudothermotoga sp. genomic DNA includes:
- a CDS encoding aldolase/citrate lyase family protein; translated protein: MRENRTKRLLKEGKHAIGIMVSEIRTPGIAQMLATAGFDFFVIDTEHSPFTLETVQDMVWAARAGGITPIVRVPTRYGHHNLSRPLDSGAEGLLVPQVETREEVEQIIKATKYYPLGERGMALRRTPTGFASLKGEEVTKWANENTLIILQIESKEAIDNLESLILPGVDACLIGPNDLSQSLGVPGDTKHPLVQEYVDKFVQKCLRLNVPCGIHLPTPEALQPWIEKGMKLLMCSSDINLIVDGGKKVVDTLKQMIQGR
- a CDS encoding sugar phosphate isomerase/epimerase, translating into MGLIHFMAYPNAGTEEEILSTVKCVLQDEFFQAIEISALVEETTLKKIGKMCEVAKVDLLIAAQPLVLSKKLNLNSLNDEERKTAIEEIKKAVDKAYASGAKAIAFLSGKMPEAIHIEMAKERLVDSLSQICDYAKERSSEFGYTLAVNLEVFDYSIEKNALVGPAPVAFEIASKVRSFHDNFGLTIDLSHQPLVFEDAFYTLTLLSAFVTHIHVGNAVLEPGHPAYGDQHPRFGIKGGKNDVEELSYFLKALFKINYFDKKVATSKPVISFEVKPLPNEDPDLVVANAKRTFLAAYAKLLKEV
- a CDS encoding D-glycerate dehydrogenase, which translates into the protein MKRFKVFVTRKILEEGLNMLREKFDVEVSDYDGVIPRRMLLEKVKGVDAILSLLTDTIDAEVMDAAGPNLKIVANYAVGYNNIDVEEATKRGILVTNTPGVLTETTADLAWALMMAIARRIVEADRFVREGKFRGWEPMLLLGTDVYGATLGIVGFGRIGQAMARRALGFNMKVLYYDNARVPEQIEKELKATYVDLPTLLKESDFVSLHVPLTKETHHLIGEKELRMMKRGAYLINTARGPVVDEKALVKALKEGWIKGAALDVFENEPEVEPELLKLDNVVLAPHIASASYATRSRMSIMVAENIIKALNGEVPPNLVNPEVLQKRK